A genomic region of Arachis stenosperma cultivar V10309 chromosome 9, arast.V10309.gnm1.PFL2, whole genome shotgun sequence contains the following coding sequences:
- the LOC130949273 gene encoding pectinesterase-like: protein MANGKVVVSAVSIILVVGVVIGTVAVVSNNNSSHDQLKSHNKAVEKLCQNADDKKLCYDVIGNVNTTDPKDYVSEVVKRTLDTVIKAFNMTDSLSVEHGESNPGMKMALDDCKDLLQSATHELEASINLITDNNFANVYQSSAELKNWLGAVIAYQQSCMDGFDTDGEKKVKTELQADSLDSVGQLTALALDVVSGLSHFLNGLGLNLNLKPASRKLLEVDHEGYPTWLSAADRKLLQDVNNVRPNVVVAKDGSGQFKTVLEAINSYPKNYTGRYIIYVKAGVYDEYITVDKKFKNLFIYGDGNTKTIITGRKNFHEGTKTMRTSTFSTNADDFIAKSIAFENTAGAEGHQAVALRVQGDRSAFFDCAMRGYQDTLYAHAHRQFYRNCEISGTIDFIFGYGTTLIQNSRIIVRKPMSNQQNIVVADGTDQKNMPTGIVLQNCEIMADSTLYPDRLTVRTFLARPWKAFSRAVFIENTIGDLIQPQGYIPWNPPTEANTDNCYFVEYGNTGAGANAGARAPFAKGIISKDEASQFLAERWIQASTWVPATGITYDAGFTKA from the exons atggCAAACGGCAAAGTCGTTGTTTCTGCAGTTTCTATCATCCTTGTAGTTGGTGTTGTCATTGGCACCGTTgcagttgttagcaacaacaacagcagcCATGACCAACTGAAATCCCACAACAAGGCAGTCGAGAAGTTGTGCCAAAACGCAGATGACAAGAAACTTTGCTATGACGTCATTGGCAACGTCAATACCACTGACCCAAAGGATTACGTCTCAGAAGTGGTGAAGAGAACATTGGATACCGTCATCAAGGCATTCAACATGACCGATAGCCTCTCTGTGGAGCATGGCGAGAGTAATCCTGGCATGAAGATGGCCCTTGATGATTGCAAGGACTTGTTGCAATCAGCAACCCACGAACTCGAGGCCTCTATCAACCTTATCACTGACAACAATTTCGCAAATGTTTACCAGAGTTCCGCTGAACTCAAGAATTGGTTGGGTGCCGTTATTGCCTACCAGCAATCTTGTATGGACGGCTTTGACACCGACGGTGAAAAGAAAGTCAAAACCGAGCTGCAAGCTGATAGCTTGGATAGCGTTGGCCAGCTCACTGCACTTGCTCTTGATGTTGTTTCCGGATTGTCCCACTTCCTTAATGGTCTTGGTTTGAACTTGAACCTCAAACCTGCTTCTAGAAAGCTCCTTGAGGTGGATCATGAGGGATACCCCACTTGGTTATCTGCCGCAGATCGCAAACTCTTGCAAGACGTCAATAATGTCAGACCTAATGTTGTTGTTGCCAAGGACGGTAGTGGCCAATTCAAGACCGTTTTGGAGGCTATTAACTCTTACCCTAAGAACTACACAGGTAGATACATTATCTACGTTAAGGCTGGCGTTTATGATGAATACATTACCGTTGACAAGAAGTTCAAGAACTTGTTCATCTATGGCGATGGAAATACAAAGACCATCATAACCGGTCGCAAGAACTTCCATGAGGGTACTAAGACCATGAGAACATCCACATTCT CCACCAATGCTGATGATTTTATTGCCAAGTCAATTGCATTCGAAAATACCGCTGGTGCTGAAGGTCACCAGGCAGTGGCACTCCGTGTGCAGGGAGATCGCTCAGCCTTCTTTGATTGCGCAATGCGTGGTTACCAAGATACACTTTATGCCCACGCCCATCGTCAGTTCTACCGCAACTGCGAAATCTCTGGTACCATCGACTTCATCTTCGGCTATGGCACCACCTTGATCCAAAACTCTAGGATCATTGTGAGGAAGCCCATGTCAAACCAGCAGAACATTGTGGTCGCTGATGGAACTGACCAGAAGAACATGCCTACTGGTATTGTCCTCCAAAATTGTGAGATCATGGCTGATTCCACCCTCTACCCAGACAGGTTGACAGTGAGGACATTCTTGGCAAGGCCATGGAAGGCATTCTCAAGGGCAGTGTTCATTGAGAATACCATTGGTGATTTGATCCAGCCACAAGGTTACATCCCATGGAACCCACCAACTGAGGCTAACACTGACAATTGTTACTTTGTTGAGTATGGAAACACTGGAGCTGGTGCCAATGCCGGAGCCAGGGCCCCATTTGCAAAAGGCATTATTAGTAAGGATGAGGCTTCTCAATTTCTTGCTGAGCGATGGATCCAAGCTAGCACCTGGGTCCCTGCCACTGGCATTACATACGATGCTGGCTTCACCAAGGCTTAA
- the LOC130949274 gene encoding pectinesterase-like, with protein sequence MANGKVVVSAVSIILVVGVVIGTVAVVSNNNSSHDQLKSHNKAVEKLCQNADDKKLCYDVIGNVNTTDPKDYVSEVVKRTLDTVIKAFNMTDSLSVEHGESNPGMKMALDDCKDLLQSATHELEASINLITDNNFANVYQSSAELKNWLGAVIAYQQSCMDGFDTDGEKKVKTELQSDSLDSVGQLTALALDVVSGLSHFLNGLGLNLNLKPASRKLLEVDHEGYPTWLSAADRKLLQDVNNVRPNVVVAKDGSGQFKTVLEAINSYPKNYTGRYIIYVKAGVYDEYITVDKKFKNLFIYGDGNTKTIITGRKNFHEGTKTMRTSTFSTNADDFIAKSIAFENTAGAEGHQAVALRVQGDRSAFFDCAMRGYQDTLYAHAHRQFYRNCEISGTIDFIFGYGTTLIQNSRIIVRKPMSNQQNIVVADGTDQKNMPTGIVLQNCEIMADSTLYPDRLTVRTFLARPWKAFSRAVFIENTIGDLIQPQGYIPWNPPTEANTDNCYFVEYGNTGAGANAGARAPFAKGIISKDEASQFLAERWIQASTWVPATGITYDAGFTKA encoded by the exons atggCAAACGGCAAAGTCGTTGTTTCTGCAGTTTCTATCATCCTTGTAGTTGGTGTTGTCATTGGCACCGTTgcagttgttagcaacaacaaCAGTAGCCATGACCAACTGAAATCCCACAACAAGGCAGTCGAGAAGTTGTGCCAAAACGCAGATGACAAGAAACTTTGCTATGACGTCATTGGCAACGTCAATACCACTGACCCAAAGGATTACGTCTCAGAAGTGGTGAAGAGAACATTGGATACCGTCATCAAGGCATTCAACATGACCGATAGCCTCTCTGTGGAGCATGGCGAGAGTAATCCTGGCATGAAGATGGCCCTTGATGATTGCAAGGACTTGTTGCAATCAGCAACCCACGAACTCGAGGCCTCTATCAACCTTATCACTGACAACAATTTCGCAAATGTTTACCAGAGTTCCGCTGAACTCAAGAATTGGTTGGGTGCCGTTATTGCCTACCAGCAATCCTGCATGGACGGCTTTGACACCGACGGTGAAAAGAAAGTCAAAACCGAGTTGCAATCTGACAGCTTGGATAGCGTTGGCCAACTCACTGCACTTGCTCTTGATGTTGTTTCCGGATTGTCCCACTTCCTTAATGGTCTTGGTTTGAACTTGAACCTCAAACCTGCTTCTAGAAAGCTCCTTGAGGTGGATCATGAGGGATACCCCACTTGGTTATCTGCCGCAGATCGCAAACTCTTGCAAGACGTCAATAATGTCAGACCTAATGTTGTTGTTGCCAAGGACGGTAGTGGCCAATTCAAGACCGTTTTGGAGGCTATTAACTCTTACCCTAAGAACTACACAGGTAGATACATTATCTACGTTAAGGCTGGCGTTTATGATGAATACATTACCGTTGACAAGAAGTTCAAGAACTTGTTCATCTATGGCGATGGAAATACAAAGACCATCATAACCGGTCGCAAGAACTTCCATGAGGGTACTAAGACCATGAGAACATCCACATTCT CCACCAATGCTGATGATTTTATTGCCAAGTCAATTGCATTCGAAAATACCGCTGGTGCTGAAGGTCACCAGGCAGTGGCACTCCGTGTGCAGGGAGATCGCTCAGCCTTCTTTGATTGCGCAATGCGTGGTTACCAAGATACACTTTATGCCCATGCCCATCGTCAGTTCTACCGCAACTGCGAAATCTCTGGTACCATCGACTTCATCTTCGGCTATGGCACCACCTTGATCCAAAACTCTAGGATCATTGTGAGGAAGCCCATGTCAAACCAGCAGAACATTGTGGTCGCTGATGGAACTGACCAGAAGAACATGCCTACTGGTATTGTCCTCCAAAATTGTGAGATCATGGCTGATTCCACCCTCTACCCAGACAGGTTGACAGTGAGGACATTCTTGGCAAGGCCATGGAAGGCATTCTCAAGGGCAGTGTTCATTGAGAATACCATTGGTGATTTGATCCAGCCACAAGGTTACATCCCATGGAACCCACCAACTGAGGCTAACACTGACAATTGTTACTTTGTTGAGTATGGAAACACTGGAGCTGGTGCCAATGCCGGAGCCAGGGCCCCATTTGCAAAAGGCATTATTAGTAAGGATGAGGCTTCTCAATTTCTTGCTGAGCGATGGATCCAAGCTAGCACCTGGGTCCCTGCCACTGGCATTACATATGATGCTGGCTTCACCAAGGCTTAA